A window from Actinomycetospora corticicola encodes these proteins:
- a CDS encoding MerR family transcriptional regulator, giving the protein MREDLMQIGTVAERIGLSLRTIRYYEEVGLVVPAGRSPGGFRLYSEDNVTQLRLIMRMKPLDFSLEQMRDLLDAVAELAADPTPERGAALTARIAGHRAAVQEKVGALRERLRRAEEFADLLGSPSRLPGAADVP; this is encoded by the coding sequence ATGCGCGAGGACCTGATGCAGATCGGCACCGTGGCCGAGCGCATCGGCCTGTCCCTGCGGACGATCCGCTACTACGAGGAGGTCGGGCTCGTCGTGCCGGCGGGTCGCTCCCCCGGCGGCTTCCGGCTCTACTCGGAGGACAACGTCACCCAGCTCCGGCTGATCATGCGGATGAAGCCGCTCGACTTCTCCCTGGAGCAGATGCGGGACCTGCTCGACGCGGTCGCGGAGCTCGCCGCGGACCCGACGCCGGAGCGCGGTGCCGCGCTGACCGCCCGCATCGCGGGACACCGCGCGGCGGTGCAGGAGAAGGTGGGGGCGCTGCGCGAACGGCTGCGTCGCGCCGAGGAGTTCGCGGACCTGCTCGGGTCGCCGTCAC
- a CDS encoding SulP family inorganic anion transporter: MSSPVSVRPPLRDRWAAWRPPTVRRVRTEVLAGLVVALALIPEAISFSIIAGVDPRVGLFASFTMAVTIAVVGGRPAMISAATGAVALVIAPLVRQHGVEYLFATVILAGVIQVVLALCGVARLMRFLPRMVMVGFVNALAILIFVAQLPYLVGVPWPVYALAAAGLVVMNVLPRVTTAVPAPLVAIVVLTVVTLGFGIAVPTVGDQGALPDSLPVLGLPAVPFTGTTLAIIAPYAFGMALVGLMESLMTAKLVDSITDTHSDKTRESWGQGVANVVTGFFGGMGGCAMIGQTMINVRSGARTRMSTFLAGLFLLVLVVALGDVVARIPMAALVAVMVMVAVGTFDWHSVAPATLRRMPWSELAVMAATVVVTVTTDNLAIGVVVGVLVASVLFARRVAHLVEVDGVLDAAGTTKTYRVRGQLFFASSNDLTFRFAYADDPARVVIDLSEAHVWDASTVAALDAITTKYAARGTEVAITGLNPDSKQRHDALAGTLTAGH, from the coding sequence ATGTCGTCTCCTGTCTCCGTCCGTCCTCCCCTGCGCGACCGGTGGGCGGCCTGGCGCCCGCCCACGGTGCGCCGGGTCCGCACCGAGGTCCTCGCGGGCCTCGTCGTGGCGCTCGCGCTCATCCCCGAGGCCATCTCGTTCTCGATCATCGCCGGGGTCGACCCGCGGGTCGGGCTGTTCGCCTCGTTCACGATGGCCGTCACCATCGCCGTGGTGGGCGGTCGGCCGGCGATGATCTCGGCGGCGACCGGTGCCGTGGCGCTCGTGATCGCGCCGCTGGTCCGCCAGCACGGCGTCGAGTACCTGTTCGCGACGGTGATCCTGGCCGGGGTCATCCAGGTCGTGCTCGCGCTCTGCGGCGTCGCCCGGCTGATGCGGTTCCTGCCCCGCATGGTGATGGTCGGGTTCGTCAACGCCCTGGCGATCCTGATCTTCGTCGCGCAGCTGCCCTACCTCGTCGGCGTCCCGTGGCCGGTGTACGCCCTGGCCGCGGCCGGGCTCGTCGTCATGAACGTGCTCCCGCGGGTGACCACCGCGGTGCCGGCCCCGCTCGTCGCGATCGTGGTGCTCACCGTGGTGACCCTCGGCTTCGGGATCGCCGTCCCCACGGTCGGCGACCAGGGCGCGCTGCCGGACAGCCTCCCGGTGCTCGGCCTCCCCGCCGTCCCGTTCACGGGCACCACGCTGGCGATCATCGCGCCCTACGCGTTCGGCATGGCGCTGGTCGGGCTCATGGAGTCGCTCATGACGGCGAAGCTGGTCGACTCGATCACCGACACCCACTCCGACAAGACGCGCGAGTCCTGGGGTCAGGGCGTGGCCAACGTCGTCACCGGCTTCTTCGGGGGCATGGGCGGCTGCGCCATGATCGGCCAGACGATGATCAACGTCCGGTCCGGCGCCCGGACCCGGATGTCGACCTTCCTCGCCGGGCTCTTCCTGCTGGTCCTCGTCGTGGCCCTCGGCGACGTCGTCGCCCGCATCCCGATGGCGGCGCTGGTCGCGGTGATGGTGATGGTCGCCGTCGGCACGTTCGACTGGCACAGCGTGGCGCCCGCGACCCTGCGTCGGATGCCGTGGAGCGAGCTCGCCGTCATGGCCGCGACGGTCGTCGTCACGGTCACCACGGACAATCTGGCCATCGGTGTCGTGGTGGGGGTGCTCGTCGCCTCTGTGCTGTTCGCCCGCCGCGTGGCGCACCTCGTCGAGGTCGACGGTGTCCTCGACGCGGCGGGGACCACGAAGACCTACCGGGTACGCGGTCAGCTGTTCTTCGCGTCCAGCAACGACCTGACGTTCCGGTTCGCGTACGCGGACGACCCGGCGCGGGTGGTCATCGATCTCTCCGAGGCCCACGTGTGGGACGCCTCGACGGTCGCCGCGCTCGACGCGATCACCACGAAGTACGCCGCCCGCGGCACGGAGGTCGCCATCACGGGACTGAATCCCGACAGCAAGCAGCGGCACGACGCGCTGGCGGGCACCCTCACGGCAGGTCACTGA
- a CDS encoding CHASE3 domain-containing protein, with protein MARGAGLLSALVGPPMRAWERVPIRVQGRITVALPLVAVVISAVLALNGNLTRVAIETDIQRKFEMTAALGNVSSLMVNAETGMRGFLLTGQGEFLQPFAQATQQLPSAFAELTALAGDEPGQEPRTEMFGRLRDLETLTGQQMADLSFQQQFVTGGGSPADPEIRRHLEYGKGLMDRIRAEVADFQGQERALLDDRIAEINAIRVRDYVSVALALVAALATRFLAWFLFRRGILRRVERLTTCLRGKREGTPAELPEPTKRDQMGQLEREVHQVLRR; from the coding sequence GTGGCCCGAGGCGCCGGACTCCTGAGCGCCCTCGTCGGGCCACCGATGCGGGCGTGGGAGCGCGTCCCGATCCGGGTGCAGGGGCGGATCACCGTCGCGCTCCCGCTCGTGGCGGTCGTGATCTCGGCGGTGCTGGCGCTCAACGGCAACCTGACGCGGGTCGCGATCGAGACCGACATCCAGCGGAAGTTCGAGATGACCGCGGCCCTCGGCAACGTCTCGTCGCTGATGGTCAACGCCGAGACGGGGATGCGGGGCTTCCTGCTGACCGGGCAGGGCGAGTTCCTCCAGCCCTTCGCCCAGGCGACGCAGCAACTGCCGTCCGCGTTCGCGGAGCTGACGGCGCTCGCGGGCGACGAGCCCGGGCAGGAGCCGCGCACGGAGATGTTCGGGCGCCTGCGGGATCTGGAGACGCTGACCGGTCAGCAGATGGCCGACCTGTCCTTCCAGCAGCAGTTCGTGACGGGCGGCGGCAGCCCGGCCGACCCCGAGATCCGTCGGCACCTGGAGTACGGCAAGGGGCTGATGGACCGGATCCGCGCCGAGGTGGCCGACTTCCAGGGCCAGGAGCGGGCCCTGCTCGACGACCGGATCGCCGAGATCAACGCGATCCGGGTGCGCGACTACGTGTCGGTCGCCCTCGCGCTGGTCGCCGCGCTCGCGACGCGGTTCCTCGCCTGGTTCCTCTTCCGGCGCGGCATCCTGCGTCGGGTCGAGCGCCTGACGACGTGCCTGCGCGGGAAGCGCGAGGGCACGCCGGCGGAGCTGCCCGAGCCGACCAAGCGCGACCAGATGGGGCAGCTCGAGCGGGAGGTGCACCAGGTGCTGCGCAGGTGA
- a CDS encoding mycothione reductase encodes MRRHDLVVIGSGSGNMVVSDEFADLDVAIVEATEFGGTCLNRGCIPTKMFAYTAEVADTVRDSATWDVGAQLDGIAWPALRDRVFGRLDPIAAEGRKGREDSDVTVYAGEARFTGPHTLVVDLHDGGSAEIEADRIVIAAGARPVVPPPVQESGLPFHTSDTVMRLDQLPRRLAVLGGGYIAAELAHVFHSAGSEIVMIDMAEELLGPQDESISAAFTEIARERYELHLGHEVTAVEGAPGALRLRLDDDTVIEADTLLVVIGRTPNGDSLDVDAAGLETHDDGRVAVDAAGRTSVDGVWALGDVSSPVQLKHVANREAEVVTHNLLHPDDLREVDHDLVPAAVFTSPQIGTVGRTEAQCRDEGLDYEVAQVDFSDVAYGWAMEDETGFCKVLAERGTGRILGAHILGPEAPTLIQPLAMAMTFDIDAAALSGRPYWIHPALTEVVDNALRQLSATADAKPGCAPRR; translated from the coding sequence GTGCGACGACATGATCTCGTGGTGATCGGCTCGGGCTCAGGCAACATGGTGGTCTCCGACGAGTTCGCGGACCTCGACGTCGCGATCGTGGAGGCGACGGAGTTCGGCGGGACGTGCCTGAACCGGGGCTGCATCCCCACGAAGATGTTCGCCTACACCGCCGAGGTCGCCGACACGGTCCGCGACTCCGCCACGTGGGACGTCGGTGCCCAGCTCGACGGCATCGCCTGGCCCGCGCTGCGCGACCGCGTGTTCGGCCGGCTCGACCCGATCGCCGCCGAGGGCCGCAAGGGACGCGAGGACAGCGACGTCACGGTCTACGCGGGCGAGGCCAGGTTCACCGGCCCGCACACCCTCGTCGTCGACCTGCACGACGGCGGGTCCGCCGAGATCGAGGCCGACCGCATCGTGATCGCGGCGGGCGCCCGCCCGGTCGTGCCACCGCCGGTGCAGGAGTCGGGCCTGCCCTTCCACACCTCCGACACGGTCATGCGGCTGGACCAGCTCCCCCGTCGCCTGGCGGTACTCGGCGGCGGGTACATCGCCGCGGAGCTCGCCCACGTGTTCCACTCGGCCGGCAGCGAGATCGTCATGATCGACATGGCGGAGGAGCTCCTCGGCCCGCAGGACGAGTCGATCTCGGCGGCGTTCACCGAGATCGCCCGCGAGCGCTACGAGCTCCACCTCGGTCACGAGGTCACCGCGGTCGAGGGTGCGCCGGGGGCGCTCCGGCTCCGGCTCGACGACGACACGGTGATCGAGGCCGACACCCTCCTCGTCGTCATCGGCCGCACCCCGAACGGCGACTCCCTCGACGTCGACGCGGCCGGCCTCGAGACCCACGACGACGGGCGGGTCGCCGTCGACGCCGCCGGACGCACCTCGGTGGACGGCGTCTGGGCGCTCGGGGACGTCAGCTCCCCGGTGCAGCTCAAGCACGTGGCCAACCGCGAGGCCGAGGTGGTCACCCACAACCTCCTGCACCCCGACGACCTCCGCGAGGTCGACCACGACCTCGTCCCGGCCGCGGTGTTCACCAGCCCGCAGATCGGCACGGTCGGGCGCACCGAGGCGCAGTGCCGCGACGAGGGCCTGGACTACGAGGTGGCGCAGGTGGACTTCTCCGACGTCGCCTACGGCTGGGCCATGGAGGACGAGACCGGCTTCTGCAAGGTGCTCGCCGAACGCGGCACCGGGCGGATCCTCGGCGCCCACATCCTCGGCCCGGAGGCCCCGACGCTGATCCAGCCGCTCGCGATGGCGATGACCTTCGACATCGACGCCGCCGCCCTGTCCGGCCGGCCGTACTGGATCCACCCCGCGCTCACCGAGGTCGTCGACAACGCCCTGCGGCAGCTCTCGGCCACCGCGGACGCGAAGCCGGGGTGCGCTCCGCGCAGGTGA
- a CDS encoding FAD-dependent oxidoreductase: MAYPLLTTPVRIGPVQLRHRVVMGSMHTGFEERPGGHRRLAALYAERVRGGADLVVTGGLAPDARGRLHPLAATLTHHRQLHGHRRVTDAVHAEGGHVLLQLLHAGRYAFHPLAVSASRRKAPIAPFAPWRLTHRGVVRAVESFARAAGLAREAGYDGVEVMGSEGYLVNQFLAPATNDRDDAWGGSPAARRRFALAVVSRVREALGPDAVLSYRISLADLVADGQTWDEVVTLARGVEAAGADLLNSGVGWHESRVPTIVTSVPRAAFADLTGRLRPHVGVPVVASNRISTPADAEAVLARGDADLVSMARPFLADPEWVAKAASDRADEINVCIGCNQACLDRTFALRSVSCLVNPRAGRETTLTLTPVRRPRPVAVVGAGPAGLAAAAGLADRGHQVTLYEARDHLGGQFDLARRIPGKEEFAETIRYFTGRLERAGVEVRLATSPGAAELAGFADVVVATGVRPRRPAIPGIEHPSVLTYDEALRDPGRLGARVAVIGAGGVGVDVATFLTQHPAPDLAAWRAEWGVAADGGLVAAAPAPPARQVHLVQRKRTRVGADLGTTTGWVHRATLRAKDVETVTGAQYERIDDDGLHLRVGDRPRLLAVDTVVVCAGQEPVRDLVDELAGRSVRTHVIGGADVAAELDAERAIRQGTELAARLGGRRG; the protein is encoded by the coding sequence GTGGCGTACCCCCTGCTCACGACGCCGGTGCGGATCGGCCCGGTGCAGCTGCGCCACCGGGTGGTCATGGGCTCGATGCACACCGGGTTCGAGGAACGGCCGGGCGGTCACCGGCGGCTGGCGGCCCTCTACGCCGAGCGGGTCCGCGGTGGCGCCGACCTGGTCGTCACCGGCGGTCTCGCCCCGGACGCGCGTGGGCGCCTGCACCCGCTCGCGGCGACGCTCACCCACCACCGGCAGCTCCACGGGCACCGCCGGGTCACCGACGCGGTGCACGCCGAGGGCGGCCACGTCCTGCTGCAGCTGCTGCACGCCGGGCGCTACGCGTTCCACCCGCTCGCGGTCTCGGCGTCCCGCCGGAAGGCGCCGATCGCGCCGTTCGCCCCGTGGCGGCTCACCCACCGCGGCGTCGTCCGGGCGGTCGAGTCCTTCGCCCGGGCGGCCGGGCTCGCGCGGGAGGCGGGCTACGACGGCGTCGAGGTCATGGGCTCCGAGGGTTATCTGGTCAACCAGTTCCTCGCGCCCGCGACCAACGACCGGGACGACGCCTGGGGCGGCTCGCCGGCGGCGCGACGACGGTTCGCGCTGGCCGTGGTGTCCCGGGTGCGGGAGGCGCTCGGCCCCGACGCCGTGCTCTCCTACCGCATCTCGCTGGCCGACCTGGTCGCCGACGGGCAGACGTGGGACGAGGTCGTCACCCTCGCCCGCGGCGTCGAGGCGGCGGGCGCGGACCTGCTGAACAGCGGGGTCGGCTGGCACGAGTCCCGCGTGCCGACGATCGTCACGTCGGTGCCCCGGGCGGCGTTCGCCGACCTCACGGGGCGCCTCCGCCCGCACGTGGGCGTGCCGGTGGTCGCCTCGAACCGCATCAGCACGCCCGCCGACGCCGAGGCGGTGCTGGCCCGCGGCGACGCCGACCTCGTGTCGATGGCGCGCCCGTTCCTCGCCGACCCGGAGTGGGTGGCCAAGGCGGCGTCCGACCGGGCCGACGAGATCAACGTCTGCATCGGCTGCAACCAGGCCTGCCTGGACCGGACGTTCGCGCTGCGCAGCGTCAGCTGCCTGGTCAACCCGCGGGCCGGTCGGGAGACCACGCTGACCCTCACCCCGGTCCGACGCCCGCGGCCGGTCGCCGTCGTCGGGGCGGGCCCGGCCGGTCTGGCCGCCGCGGCGGGCCTCGCCGACCGCGGGCACCAGGTGACGCTCTACGAGGCCCGCGACCACCTCGGCGGGCAGTTCGACCTCGCCCGGCGCATCCCGGGCAAGGAGGAGTTCGCCGAGACGATCCGGTACTTCACCGGACGGCTCGAACGGGCGGGGGTGGAGGTGCGGCTCGCGACGAGCCCCGGCGCGGCCGAGCTGGCCGGGTTCGCGGACGTCGTGGTCGCCACCGGTGTCCGCCCGCGGCGGCCCGCGATCCCCGGCATCGAGCACCCGAGCGTGCTCACCTACGACGAGGCGCTGCGCGACCCCGGACGTCTGGGGGCGCGGGTCGCGGTGATCGGCGCGGGCGGGGTCGGCGTCGACGTGGCCACCTTCCTCACGCAGCACCCCGCGCCGGACCTCGCGGCGTGGCGGGCGGAGTGGGGTGTGGCCGCCGACGGCGGGCTCGTCGCGGCCGCCCCCGCGCCGCCGGCGCGTCAGGTCCACCTCGTCCAGCGGAAGCGCACGCGCGTCGGTGCGGACCTCGGCACGACGACGGGGTGGGTCCACCGCGCGACGCTGCGCGCGAAGGACGTCGAGACGGTCACCGGTGCGCAGTACGAACGCATCGACGACGACGGCCTCCACCTGCGCGTCGGCGACCGCCCGCGCCTCCTGGCCGTCGACACCGTCGTGGTGTGCGCCGGGCAGGAGCCCGTCCGCGACCTGGTGGACGAGCTCGCGGGCCGGTCCGTCCGCACCCACGTCATCGGCGGCGCCGACGTCGCGGCCGAACTCGACGCCGAGCGCGCGATCAGGCAGGGGACGGAGCTGGCGGCCCGGCTGGGCGGCAGGCGCGGATGA
- a CDS encoding NAD(P)H-dependent oxidoreductase, with product MELLAISGSPSSPSKTVLALSVALARGGEHEDVHTDLFDLREQELVFSDGRDPADYTGATRDAIDRVVAADALLVGTPMYRGGYTGRLKNLFDVLPNDALAGKPIGLVATGGTDHHFLALEHELKPLVGFFRAWAVPGAVYANNTHFSGGELTDDGVRGRLHDLADAVVTFARHMPVVAGPAAPDIPRRSAAES from the coding sequence GTGGAACTGCTGGCGATCTCGGGGAGCCCGTCCTCGCCGTCGAAGACGGTGCTGGCGCTCTCGGTCGCGCTCGCCCGGGGCGGGGAGCACGAGGACGTGCACACCGACCTGTTCGACCTGCGCGAGCAGGAACTCGTGTTCAGCGACGGGCGGGACCCGGCCGACTACACCGGCGCGACGCGGGACGCGATCGACCGGGTGGTCGCCGCGGACGCGCTGCTGGTGGGCACGCCGATGTACCGCGGCGGCTACACGGGCCGGTTGAAGAACCTCTTCGACGTGCTGCCCAACGACGCGCTGGCGGGCAAGCCCATCGGGCTCGTCGCCACCGGCGGCACGGACCACCACTTCCTCGCCCTCGAGCACGAGCTCAAGCCGCTGGTCGGTTTCTTCCGCGCCTGGGCCGTCCCCGGGGCCGTGTACGCGAACAACACGCACTTCTCCGGCGGCGAGCTGACCGACGACGGCGTGCGGGGACGACTGCACGACCTCGCGGACGCGGTGGTCACCTTCGCCCGCCACATGCCCGTCGTCGCCGGGCCCGCCGCGCCCGACATCCCCCGCCGGTCGGCCGCGGAGTCCTGA
- a CDS encoding LysR family transcriptional regulator, with protein sequence MELSLRRLRTLREVARRGGVNAAAAALHYSPSAVSQQVEALGVEVGTPVIERVGRGVRLTEVGRVLVEQAEFLLAAEQRAVAAVEGARQHLSARLSVGVFAAAAAALLPAVIADLAAHHPGITLESLETDPDQAVLDVRHGHLDLALLLDYPDAPEPWAPGLTMVPLGQDRIHLAAPAGTAYRPGTDLAALAGETWVISGAESYYGRAVRTACRRAGFEPEVRHRVDGLATALAMVAAGLGVTLASDLGRAFLPASGIDVVPLRRPLLRTIVLAHLPHADDRPSVRATVEAFGRAAVDRGLVAMG encoded by the coding sequence ATGGAACTGTCGCTGCGCCGCCTGCGGACGCTCCGCGAGGTCGCCCGCCGCGGCGGGGTGAACGCCGCCGCCGCGGCCCTGCACTACTCGCCGTCCGCGGTGTCGCAGCAGGTCGAGGCACTCGGCGTCGAGGTCGGCACCCCGGTGATCGAGCGCGTGGGTCGAGGGGTGCGGCTCACCGAGGTCGGCCGGGTCCTCGTCGAGCAGGCCGAGTTCCTGCTCGCCGCCGAGCAGCGCGCCGTCGCCGCCGTCGAGGGCGCCCGCCAGCACCTCTCGGCGCGGCTGTCGGTGGGCGTCTTCGCCGCCGCGGCGGCGGCCCTGCTGCCCGCCGTCATCGCCGACCTCGCCGCCCACCACCCCGGGATCACGCTGGAGAGCCTGGAGACCGACCCCGACCAGGCGGTGCTCGACGTGCGGCACGGGCACCTCGACCTCGCCCTGCTCCTGGACTACCCGGACGCCCCGGAGCCCTGGGCGCCCGGCCTCACGATGGTCCCGCTGGGCCAGGACCGCATCCACCTCGCGGCGCCGGCGGGCACCGCGTACCGGCCGGGCACCGACCTCGCCGCCCTGGCCGGGGAGACCTGGGTGATCTCCGGGGCCGAGAGCTACTACGGCCGGGCCGTGCGCACCGCCTGCCGCCGGGCCGGGTTCGAGCCGGAGGTGCGCCACCGGGTGGACGGGCTCGCCACGGCGCTCGCGATGGTCGCCGCGGGGCTCGGGGTCACGCTCGCCAGCGACCTCGGCCGCGCGTTCCTCCCGGCGTCAGGGATCGACGTGGTCCCGCTCCGGCGGCCGCTGCTGCGCACGATCGTGCTCGCCCACCTCCCGCACGCCGACGACCGCCCGAGCGTCCGCGCGACGGTGGAGGCCTTCGGGCGGGCCGCCGTCGACCGGGGCCTGGTGGCGATGGGCTGA
- a CDS encoding formylglycine-generating enzyme family protein: MTTRPPRGQVLVPGGSFAMGDHHGDGDPADGERPVHRVTLSSFLIDATAVTNAAFARFVKETGYVTDAERWGSSGVFHLAFTGDRSDVLSSVEGAPWWLAVREACWRRPEGPGSSIGDRANHPVVHVSWNDAQAWCAWAGKRLPTEAEWEYAARGGLAGARFPWGDELGRRWALNIWQGRFPTENTREDGFLTTAPVKTYRPNGHGLWQTVGNVWEWCADRFAADWYARSPEQDPVGPEEGDARVMRGGSYLCHDSYCNRYRVAARTSNTPESSSGNLGFRCVGEQKVGP, translated from the coding sequence ATGACGACGCGTCCGCCCCGTGGCCAGGTCCTCGTCCCCGGCGGTTCCTTCGCCATGGGCGACCACCACGGCGACGGCGACCCCGCCGACGGGGAACGCCCGGTCCACCGCGTGACCCTGTCGTCCTTCCTCATCGACGCCACGGCGGTGACCAACGCGGCCTTCGCCCGCTTCGTCAAGGAGACCGGCTACGTCACCGACGCGGAGCGGTGGGGCTCCTCCGGTGTCTTCCACCTGGCCTTCACCGGCGACCGGTCCGACGTGCTCTCCAGCGTCGAGGGCGCGCCGTGGTGGCTCGCCGTGCGCGAGGCCTGCTGGCGCCGCCCCGAGGGACCCGGGTCGTCCATCGGCGACCGCGCGAACCACCCGGTCGTCCACGTCTCCTGGAACGACGCGCAGGCCTGGTGCGCGTGGGCCGGGAAGCGGCTCCCCACGGAGGCGGAGTGGGAGTACGCCGCACGCGGCGGGCTCGCGGGCGCCCGGTTCCCGTGGGGCGACGAACTCGGCCGCCGCTGGGCCCTCAACATCTGGCAGGGCCGGTTCCCCACCGAGAACACGCGCGAGGACGGGTTCCTGACAACGGCGCCGGTCAAGACCTACCGCCCCAACGGCCACGGCCTCTGGCAGACCGTCGGCAACGTGTGGGAGTGGTGCGCCGACCGCTTCGCCGCCGACTGGTACGCCCGCTCGCCCGAGCAGGACCCGGTGGGCCCGGAGGAGGGCGACGCGCGGGTGATGCGCGGTGGGTCGTACCTCTGTCACGACTCCTACTGCAACCGTTATCGGGTCGCGGCCCGGACCTCGAACACCCCGGAGTCGAGCTCGGGCAACCTCGGCTTCCGGTGCGTAGGTGAGCAGAAAGTGGGGCCATAG
- a CDS encoding arylsulfatase: MSGRRVLPEPEPAKPVVTAIGIDEHDGVFEPTGPTRAPSGAPNVVVVVLDDLGFGSSSAYGGPCRMPTAERLADGGLRYTRFHVTALCSPTRQALMTGRNHHAVGMGATTEMATSAPGYTGVRPRSAATLARTLQGNGYSTAAFGKWHQTPPSEISPVGPFDRWPTGEGFDHFYGFMACEMNHWYPLLFEGTKPVEPSRRPEDGYHLSEDLVDHAVDWVRTQRTMTPDRPFFTYLAFGASHAPLHVAPEWQERYRGEFDGGWDELRETTLARQKALGVVPEHTELSPWPDSVPHWDSLDPTRRALGARFMETFAGFTEHADVQLGRFVDALSELGELEDTVFLYLLGDNGASGEGGIEGTHVEHRLGHGLVDDPGEMLTHLDEIGGPESYPIAPVGWALAMNTPYQWTKQVASHLGGTRDGLVVHWPSGITDAGGLRHQFHHVIDVLPTILECAGITPPTSVDGVEQQPVDGTSMQYTFADPGAADRRRTQYFEMCGNRGIYHEGWTAVTRHGTPWEMVPTAGRSFADDVWELYDTTTDPSQAHDVAAEHPATLARLQAMFHAEAVQNHVLPLDDRVTERENPQLAGRFDLVGDRRSVTYRGTVRRLIEETVPNVKNRSHAVVADIDVPAGGAEGVVVAQGGRFGGWSLYVSGGRACYVYNLFGLRRYTVRSAVPLTPGRHELRMDFAYDGGGVGRGGTATLRVDSHDVGSVRVDATIPYYFSFDETFDVGVDLGTPVTEDYAAGDNAFTGTVHTVRVDLLPGSGRATDPDVEGLHRRVMASH; encoded by the coding sequence GCGCCGAACGTCGTCGTCGTGGTGCTCGACGACCTCGGGTTCGGCAGCTCCAGCGCCTACGGCGGGCCGTGCCGGATGCCGACGGCGGAGCGGCTGGCCGACGGCGGGCTGCGGTACACCCGCTTCCACGTCACGGCGCTGTGCTCGCCGACCCGGCAGGCGCTGATGACCGGTCGCAACCACCACGCCGTCGGGATGGGCGCCACCACCGAGATGGCGACCTCCGCCCCGGGCTACACCGGGGTGCGCCCGCGGAGCGCGGCGACGCTCGCGCGCACCCTGCAGGGCAACGGCTACAGCACCGCGGCGTTCGGGAAGTGGCACCAGACCCCGCCGTCGGAGATCAGCCCGGTCGGGCCGTTCGACCGCTGGCCGACCGGCGAGGGCTTCGACCACTTCTACGGCTTCATGGCCTGCGAGATGAACCACTGGTACCCGCTGCTGTTCGAGGGCACGAAGCCGGTGGAGCCCTCCCGACGTCCCGAGGACGGCTACCACCTGTCAGAGGACCTGGTCGACCACGCCGTCGACTGGGTGCGCACGCAGCGCACGATGACGCCCGACCGCCCGTTCTTCACCTACCTCGCCTTCGGCGCCTCGCACGCCCCGCTGCACGTCGCCCCGGAGTGGCAGGAGCGCTACCGCGGCGAGTTCGACGGCGGGTGGGACGAGCTCCGCGAGACCACGCTCGCCCGACAGAAGGCGCTGGGCGTGGTCCCGGAGCACACCGAGCTCTCCCCCTGGCCGGACTCCGTGCCGCACTGGGACTCCCTCGACCCGACCCGCCGCGCGCTCGGCGCCCGGTTCATGGAGACCTTCGCCGGGTTCACCGAGCACGCGGACGTCCAGCTCGGGCGCTTCGTCGACGCCCTCTCCGAGCTCGGCGAGCTCGAGGACACCGTGTTCCTCTACCTGCTCGGCGACAACGGGGCCTCCGGCGAGGGCGGGATCGAGGGCACGCACGTCGAGCACCGGCTCGGGCACGGCCTCGTCGACGACCCGGGCGAGATGCTCACCCACCTCGACGAGATCGGCGGACCGGAGAGCTACCCCATCGCCCCGGTCGGGTGGGCGCTCGCGATGAACACGCCCTACCAGTGGACGAAGCAGGTGGCGTCGCACCTCGGCGGCACCCGCGACGGTCTGGTGGTGCACTGGCCAAGCGGCATCACCGACGCGGGCGGCCTGCGCCATCAGTTCCACCACGTCATCGACGTGCTCCCGACGATCCTGGAGTGCGCGGGCATCACCCCTCCGACCAGCGTCGACGGCGTCGAGCAGCAGCCGGTCGACGGGACGAGCATGCAGTACACGTTCGCCGATCCGGGGGCAGCGGACCGCCGGCGCACCCAGTACTTCGAGATGTGCGGCAACCGCGGCATCTACCACGAGGGGTGGACCGCCGTGACCCGGCACGGCACGCCGTGGGAGATGGTCCCGACGGCGGGTCGGAGCTTCGCCGACGACGTCTGGGAGCTCTACGACACGACCACCGACCCGAGCCAGGCGCACGACGTGGCCGCCGAGCACCCCGCGACGCTCGCGCGCCTGCAGGCGATGTTCCACGCCGAGGCGGTGCAGAACCACGTCCTCCCCCTCGACGACCGGGTGACCGAACGGGAGAACCCGCAGCTCGCGGGCCGGTTCGACCTCGTCGGCGACCGGAGGTCGGTGACCTACCGGGGCACGGTGCGTCGGCTGATCGAGGAGACCGTGCCGAACGTCAAGAACCGCTCGCACGCCGTCGTCGCCGACATCGACGTGCCCGCGGGCGGGGCGGAGGGCGTCGTGGTCGCCCAGGGCGGGCGCTTCGGGGGCTGGTCGCTCTACGTCTCCGGCGGGCGCGCCTGCTACGTCTACAACCTCTTCGGGCTGCGCCGGTACACCGTGCGCTCCGCGGTCCCCCTGACGCCGGGGCGCCACGAGCTGCGGATGGACTTCGCCTACGACGGCGGAGGCGTCGGCCGCGGCGGGACGGCCACGCTGCGGGTCGACTCCCACGACGTCGGGTCGGTGCGGGTGGACGCGACGATCCCGTACTACTTCTCCTTCGACGAGACCTTCGACGTGGGCGTCGACCTCGGCACCCCGGTCACCGAGGACTACGCGGCCGGCGACAACGCGTTCACCGGCACCGTCCACACCGTGCGCGTCGACCTGCTGCCCGGGTCGGGACGCGCGACGGACCCGGACGTGGAGGGCCTGCACCGCCGGGTCATGGCGTCGCACTAG